CGCCACGCCCGGCGGCCTCACGAACCGCCTTGCATGGGACTGCTACGGCGAGTTGGATGCGATGATCTATGCGACGTCGATCGAATGGGACGTCGCGAAGTATCTGTTCCAGGCGCGCCACGACCGGGGGCACATCATCCCACAAGGCATCGAAGCGCGCGCGCTCGAAGAACTGCAGGCCCCCGCCCCGCAGGAAGATTACCTCGTGTCTGTCGCCACCATCACGGCGCGCAAGAACTCGGTGTTGCTGGCCGAGGCTGCGCGGATCGCGCAGGTGCCGGTCTTGTTTCTCGGACGGCCCTATTCGGAGGACGACGAGTATTTCCGGCAGTTCCGCGCGCTTGTGGATGGCAAATTCGTGCGGCACGAGGGCTTTGTGCCTGAGGAAGTGAAGTTCGCGCGGCTTCGGTCCGCGCGAGGTTTCGCGCTGCTGAGCCAGTTCGAGAGCGGTTGCATCGCGGTTCACGAGGCCGCGGCCACGGGTTTGCCGTTGCTTCTGCCCGACCTGCCGTGGGCGGCGCGGGTTTATGACGGAGTAGAGCGCGCGAGGTTCGTCGGCCTTGGAAGCGCCGAGGCCGTCGCCGGCGAGTTGGCGCGCTTTCACTCCGAATCACGTCGCGGACCCGGCCCGACCTTTCACGTGCTCTCGTGGCGCGCCGTCGCCGAGGCGTATCTCCGGGTTTACCAGACGGTCCTCGCCCCAACGCCGCCCGAGCGGAGGGTCGGATGAAGATCGCGATGGTCGTGCCGGACAACCGGGACGAATTCCACCGGTGGGATCAGGCCGAACCCGAGTTTGGCCCGGCTCCTTCGGCGCTGCTGGAGGGCCTCGCATCGCGGAGCGATTGCGAAGTCCACGTCGTCAGTTGCACCCACCGGCCGATGCGCGCGCCGGCGAAGCTTGCGCCGAACGTGAGCTTCCGCCTCGTCGAAGTGGGCTCGTGGGGTTGGATGCGCGGTGGATACATCGGATGCGTCACTGCCGTGCGTCGCGTGTTGCGCGCGATCCGGCCGGACATCGTCCACGGGCAGGGCACCGAGCGTTACTGCGCGCTGGCTGCGGGTTGGTCGGGGTTTCCAAACCTCGTCACCGTGCACGGAAACATGCGCGCCATCGCGCGGGTCCATCGCGCACGCCCGCTCTCGTTCCAATGGCTGACGGCGCGGCTTGAATCCATCGCGTTACGCCGCACGCACGGCGTGGTTTGCCTCACCCGTCACACGGAGCATCAGGTGGCGCGGCTGGCGCGGCGGATGTGGTGCGTGCCGAACGCCGTGGATCGAAGTTTCTTCGATGTTGTGCCGTCGCCCCGCGAGCGGCCGCTCGTCTTGTGCGTCGCAACCATTTCTCACTTGAAGAATTCGGCGCGCCTGCTGGGGGCACTGGACCCGCTCGCCGCGGAGCACGCGTTCGAGCTTGTCTGCCTCGGATTCGCGCCCGGGCGAGACCCGTATGTGAAGGAATTCTTCCGCCTGCTGCAGGCGCGGCCGTGGGCGCGGCATGCGGGTTACGCGACGCGCCCGCAGTTGCAGGCGTTCCTTCGTGAGGCCTCGGTGCTCGTGCTGCCGTCGATCGAGGACAACTGTCCGATGGCCGTCCTCGAGGCGATGGCAGCGGGCGTGCCCGTCGCCGCGAGCACCGCGGGCGGCATTCCAGAACTCGTCGAGCCGGAAGTGACGGGCTTGCTCTTTGACCCGCTTGATGAGCGGGCCATGGCCGGCGCGGTGCGGCGTCTCATCGTGGACCGCGCCATGGCCCGGCAGCTCGCGCTCACTGCGCGGGAACGTGCGCGCCGGCTTTTCTCGCCCGATCTGGTCGCGGCGCGGCACATGGAGATTTACCGCGAGGCCATGGATGCCACCCGCGTGCGGCCGGGCGCGTGAGGCAGCGACGCTGAATTTGGTTCGCCAGCGAGCGGCTGGTTTGTGTTTCCTTTTGCATCGCGTCCACGCCATGTCGCGGCTCAACCAATTTGCCCAGTCCCTGGCCTCGGGTTACGTCCTGATGGGCGCGAACATTGCCTTCTCGCTGGCGTCGATCCCGCTCGCGCTCCATCACCTGACACGGCCGGAGTTTGGCTTGTGGGCGCTCACCGCGCAGCTTGCGGGCTACATCGCCCTCATCGACTTCGGAATCTCGGGCGTGTCGCGCATCCTCGTGGACTACAAGGACCGGCGGGACGGGCGCGAATATGGCAGCGTCCTGCTGACCTTGTGGCTGGTCAGCGCAGTGCAGGGCTTGCTCATTCTCGGGATGAGCGTCGGGTTGGGATTTGGGCTCGGAGACTTGCTGCGGGTGCCCGGTGAACTTCGCGTGGACTTGCTCTGGTTGACCGTCGGCCAGGGAGCGCTGCTTGCGGCGTCTTTCCTGACTCGCACGTTCAACTTCGTGCTGGCGGCGCATCAGCGCAATGACATCAGCAACTACGCCCAGACCGCCGCGTTCGCGCTGAATTTCGCCGTCACGTGGGTGGCTTTCGAGAGTGGGGCGGGTGTGTTCAGCCTGCTGTTCGGGCAGGGTGCCGGCTGGCTTTTGGGGTCGCTGTGTTCGTGGGCTTCGTGCGCGAAGCTCGGGCTCCTGCCCACGGCCGGAATGTGGGGCAAGCCCACGTGGGACCGGTTCCGGGAACTTTTCGACTATGGCCGCGATGTGTTCCTGTTCCTCTTGGGCGCCCAGTTCATCCACGCAAGCCAGACCATTCTTGTGACACGATTGCTCGGATTGGACGCGGCCGCGGTGTGGGCTGTCTGCACTCGCACCTTTGCGCTCGGGCAGCAGATTGTCTTTCGAGTCTTTGACTACGCGACCCCGGCACTGGCCGAGATGATCGTGCGGGGTGAGATCGAACGGCTCCGGCATCGTTTTCGCAGTCTCGTGATGTTGTCAGCGTCGCTGGCCGTGGCCGCGGGCGTGTTGTTCGCGGCATGCAACCAGTCCTTCGTGGAAGTGTGGCTCAAGGGCAAGGCGGGCTGGCCTGTCACGAACGACGCACTGCTCGCACTCTGGCTGGTGCTCACGGTGATCACGCGTTGCCATGTCGGCCTGGTAGGGCAGGCCAAGGCTTTCGGTTTCCTCCGCTATCTCTATCTGATCGAAGGTCTCGTGTTCGTCATTCTTTCCCTGGGTTTCGTCCCACAGGGCGGCATCACGGCGATGGTGCTTTTGTCGGTCCTTTGCACCGCGACGTTGAGCCTGCCGTATGGCTTGTGGCGCACGATGGAGTTCTTTCAACTGCCTTGGAAGGACGTCGTCGTCGATTGGTCGCGGCCGATGGCGCGGCTTGCCTGCGTCGCGGTGCCGTTGGCGGTGGTGGCCTGGCTCCTCTCGCGCGGATTGCCGGCACCCGGACGGCTCGTAGTTGGTGCCTGCGTGCTGGCACCCGCGACGATCGCGCTTCTGTTTCTCACTGGCTTGGAACGACCGCTCCGTGACGAGATCGCGGGAAAGCTCCGTTCCGCGGCGCGTGCCACCAAGAGGCACGCGGTGGCCCTGCGCACGAAAGCCCTTCGAAGGCTCGGCTTCTTGGGTGGGGACTGGGGATCCGCATTGCCCGACGAGGTTCAGTTCTGGGAGCGCGCCCTCG
The genomic region above belongs to Verrucomicrobiota bacterium and contains:
- a CDS encoding methyltransferase domain-containing protein is translated as MPPACGRAREAATLNLVRQRAAGLCFLLHRVHAMSRLNQFAQSLASGYVLMGANIAFSLASIPLALHHLTRPEFGLWALTAQLAGYIALIDFGISGVSRILVDYKDRRDGREYGSVLLTLWLVSAVQGLLILGMSVGLGFGLGDLLRVPGELRVDLLWLTVGQGALLAASFLTRTFNFVLAAHQRNDISNYAQTAAFALNFAVTWVAFESGAGVFSLLFGQGAGWLLGSLCSWASCAKLGLLPTAGMWGKPTWDRFRELFDYGRDVFLFLLGAQFIHASQTILVTRLLGLDAAAVWAVCTRTFALGQQIVFRVFDYATPALAEMIVRGEIERLRHRFRSLVMLSASLAVAAGVLFAACNQSFVEVWLKGKAGWPVTNDALLALWLVLTVITRCHVGLVGQAKAFGFLRYLYLIEGLVFVILSLGFVPQGGITAMVLLSVLCTATLSLPYGLWRTMEFFQLPWKDVVVDWSRPMARLACVAVPLAVVAWLLSRGLPAPGRLVVGACVLAPATIALLFLTGLERPLRDEIAGKLRSAARATKRHAVALRTKALRRLGFLGGDWGSALPDEVQFWERALAEEGRHWLPEEFRKRMDPASEFQPELQALVNAPPGASVRVLDVGAGPLTTLGKRWPGRELKITAVDPLADRYRAMLGRLGLRPPIETTAAHGEKLREQFQGGEFDLAYSSNALDHSYDPVAAIRQMIEVVKPGGHVYLWHFANEGLAEGYTGLHQWNFDVRGGDLLVSDGRRSVSLAAEVGGAATLRCEETTAFGKRVVIAILSKAKAA
- a CDS encoding glycosyltransferase family 4 protein encodes the protein MKIAMVVPDNRDEFHRWDQAEPEFGPAPSALLEGLASRSDCEVHVVSCTHRPMRAPAKLAPNVSFRLVEVGSWGWMRGGYIGCVTAVRRVLRAIRPDIVHGQGTERYCALAAGWSGFPNLVTVHGNMRAIARVHRARPLSFQWLTARLESIALRRTHGVVCLTRHTEHQVARLARRMWCVPNAVDRSFFDVVPSPRERPLVLCVATISHLKNSARLLGALDPLAAEHAFELVCLGFAPGRDPYVKEFFRLLQARPWARHAGYATRPQLQAFLREASVLVLPSIEDNCPMAVLEAMAAGVPVAASTAGGIPELVEPEVTGLLFDPLDERAMAGAVRRLIVDRAMARQLALTARERARRLFSPDLVAARHMEIYREAMDATRVRPGA
- a CDS encoding glycosyltransferase — protein: MKVIFSHNLPFALAHGGVQTQVEALMRELGALGVAVEPERWWDAAQQADILHYFGRPPTVGHVRQARLKGRRVVMFENLDQTASRSRPALLAQRLLIRAARATPGGLTNRLAWDCYGELDAMIYATSIEWDVAKYLFQARHDRGHIIPQGIEARALEELQAPAPQEDYLVSVATITARKNSVLLAEAARIAQVPVLFLGRPYSEDDEYFRQFRALVDGKFVRHEGFVPEEVKFARLRSARGFALLSQFESGCIAVHEAAATGLPLLLPDLPWAARVYDGVERARFVGLGSAEAVAGELARFHSESRRGPGPTFHVLSWRAVAEAYLRVYQTVLAPTPPERRVG